The genomic segment TTAAAAGCTGTCAAATACATCGAGCATTTCCTACATACTGATGGACAGCACTTAGAGGATTTACTTTACCTAACAAGAGGCAACCAACTATACACAGAAGATGGAGAAGAGTTGTATATTGATCCAACTTCTCAGAAAAGAACATTTCATAACCAATATGAACCTGGTTTTATTGTAGCAAGGGAAAAATCTCCACTAGAACTCTTAATTGAAAATAAGGAGCTATTAGATTAAATAAAAAAAGCGAGGATTACCTCGCTTTTCTATTGAAACACTATGAGTTTTTTTGTTGCACTATATTTTACAATTTATCTTATAAATTGTACTTCTAAAATAGAAAGGTCTTAAGATGACAACTCTTATTAAACATAAACGTGTAAATTTTTCAGAACTTTTTTATGACCTAGTTTTTGTTTTTGCAATTTCAAAAGAAACTGCTTTAATTCACCACCTTCATAACGGTATTTTGACTTGGAATTCTTTACTTGATTTTTTCATGTCTATCTTGGTTCTCATCGATTCCTGGATGATTCAAACCGGTTATACCAATCGCTATGGAAAGAACTCTTTATTTAACATGGTAATCATGTTTATCAATATGGGACTTTTACTCTTTATATCCAATATAATTGGATATGATTGGCAACAATATTTTCATTATTTCTGTTGGGCTGTTGGTACATTAATCCTTACCTTATTTTTTCAATATTTGGTTGAGTTTTTTAGAAAATCAACCGATAATGTTAATCGGGAAAGTATCAAAGGTTTTCTATGGATAACAGGTCTACGAAGTTTAGGAGTCTATCTAGCAGCTCTTCTTCCTATTTACGTTGGAGTCTATATCTTTATTGCTAGTATTCTGCTAACATTTATTATGCCAATTATCTTGTTTAGTAAAGATGAGCATTTCCAGGTAAATCTCCCCCATTTAATCGAGCGCATCTCCCTTCTTGTCATTATTACGTTTGGAGAGATGATTATGAAGCTAGCTAACTTCTTTACAATCGAGAATTTCTCGATTCATTCGGTTCTTTATTTCATTATTATGCTTTCTCTGTTCTTGCTTTATTTTGGTCAATTCGACCATGCTATTGATGAAGAATCTAATCAAAAGGGAATATTTCTAATTTACAGTCACTATCTTATTTTCATTGGACTTATTATGATGACTGTTTCGATGAGTTTTCTTCTGAATCCTGAAGCTAATCTTCTCTTTGTAACCAGCTTCTCTTATATCGGAATTGGCCTCTTCCAAGCTGCTGTCCTAGCAAATGGGCCCTATAACAAACACTATCTTCGCTATTCGAAAAGTTTCTACTGTGTCCAAGCGACACTCTATCTGGCTGCCTTGATTCTCGCTTTAATCTTTGCTTCTAATCCTATAATAGTATTGAGTATTGCAACCATTTTAGCTCTAGCTATAGATATTCATTTTAATTATTTTTATATTACACATACTAAAAAACATTCCACACCTGACTGGGAGTTGTTTTAATGGGTTTATAACATTAAAAAAGCTTTGGGAACCAAGGCTTTTTTGGGCTCTTTGTCAACTGTAGTGGGTTGAAAAAAAGTTAACATCTGGAGAGGACGATCGTCGTTCTCTCCATTTTTATATTCAGAGCGATGAAAATTCGTTTTTTAAAGTTGTCAAAGTTCCGAAAACCAAAGGCATTGCGCTTGATGAGTTTAATAAGATTATTCGTTGCTTCCAATTTGGCGTTGGAATAGTGTAACTGAAGGGCGTTGACGATTTTCTCTTTGTCCTTTAGAAAGGTTTTAAAGACAGTCTGGAAGAGAGGATGAACCTGTTTTAGATTGTCCTCAATGAGTCCGAAAAATTTGTCAGACTCCTTATTCTGAAAGTGAAAAATCAAGAGCTGATAGAGATTATAGTGGTGTTTCAAATCTTCTGAATAGCTCAAAAGCTTGTCTAGAATCTCTTTATTCGTCAAGTGCATACGAAAAGTAGGGCGATAAAATCGCTTATCACTGAGTTTACGACTATCCTGTTGAATGAGCCTCCAGTAGCGCTTGATAGCCTTGTATTCAGGAGATTTTCGATCAAACTGGTTCATGATTTGAACACGCACACGACTCATAGCACGGCTCAAGTGTTGGACAATATGGAAACGATCTAGAACAATTTTAGCACACGGAAAAAAGCTGTCTAGCCAAGTCATAGTAGGGACTAAACATATCCATAGTAATGATTTTCACCTGACAGCGAACAGCTCAATCGTAGCGCAGAAAGTGATTTCAGATGATAGCTTGTGTTCTTCCCTCAAGAACAGTGATGATATTGAGTTTGTCAAAATCTTGCGCAATGAAGCTCATCCTTCCCTTTGTAAAGGCGTACTCGTCCCAGGACATGATTTCAGGCAGATTGGTAAAATCATGCTTAAAGTGAAAATCATTGAGTTTTCGTATGACAGTTGAAGTTGAAATGGAAAGTTGATGGGCAATATCGGTCATAGAAGTCTTTTCAATCAACTTTTGCGCATTTTTTTGGTTGATAATACGAGGGATTTGGTGGTTCTTCTTGACGATAGAAGTCTCAGCGACTGCCATTTTCGAGCAATGATAGCACTTGAATCGACGCTTTTTCATAAGGATTCTAGTAGGCATACGTCGTTTCAAGGTAAGGAATCTTAGACGTTTTTTGAAAGTCATATTTCTTCATTAGACTTCCACAATCAGGACAAGATGGAGCCTCGCAATCCAGTTTAGCGATGATTTCCTTGTGCGAATCCCTATTAACAACATCCATAATTTGGATATTAGAGTCTTTAATATCGAGTAGTTTTGTGATAAAATGTAATTGTTCCATATGAATCTTTCTAATGATGGTTTGGTTGCTTTTCATTATAGATCTTATGGGACTTTTTTTCTACAACAAAATAGGCTCCATAATATCCATAGGGGATTTACCCACTACAAATATTATAGAGCCAAAAAATTCGACAAGTACTTGACAAATAGATTAAAATATCTTAAAATGAAAGTGGTTACAGAGTTATTAATTATTTAAGCTTCATGTCACCATTAAAAATTGAAATAAAAGGATGTTATCACTAATACAAGTGAGCAGGAACCTATTTAATCACATCGGAAGAAGTTTCTTGATGTTTTTAAGTAGGTTCCTTTTATTTTAAAAGGGAAATTTTATGATCATAAAACGAATACTAAACCATAATGCTGTAATTGCGCAAAGTAAAAAAGACATCGATGTTCTTCTTTTTGGAAGGGGAATAGCTTTTGGAAGAAAAATTGGAGATAAAGTAAATCCAATTGATATTGAGAAAAGTTTTTTTCTCAAAAATAGAGATAATATGACCCGTTTTACAGAGATGTTTATTAATGTTCCTTTGGAGTTGGTGTACATCACCGAAAAAATAATTAATCTAGGTAAAATAACATTGGGGAATAATTTTGATGAGATTATCTATATTAATTTAACGGATCATATTTCTTCGAGCATAGAACGTTATAAAGAAGGAGTTATTATTTCGAATCCCCTACGCTGGGAAATTTCGAAATATTATAAAGAAGAGTTTGAACTTGGGAAAAGGGCTTTACAAATAATAAAAAAAGAGTTAGGTATTGAACTTCCAATTGACGAAGCTGCATTCATAGCGCTACATTTTGTTAATGCAAATTTAGAAAATAATTTTCAAGAGTCGTATAAAATTACTGAAATAATTATGGGAATTGAGAAAATAATTCAAGATTTCTATTGTACTGAGTTTAACCAAGATTCTATTGATTATTATAGATTCATAACTCATATAAAATTATTTGCCCATCGTTTGGTTGAAAACGCAACCTATTGTGACGATGATGATGAAGATTTGTTGGAGTTAATGAAAAATAAATATCCTAAAGAATACAAATGTGGTGAAAAAGTGGCATTGTTTATTCAGGTTGAATACAATTATTTGCTGAGTTCTAGTGAATTAGTTTATTTGATAGCTCACATTCGTCGTTTGACAAAAAATTTAGATTAATAGAATAGGAGAATACGATGAGTTATAAAGATACCGCACAAAAAATCCTCAATGCAATTGGAGGTAAAGAAAATGTCAATAGAGTTACCCATTGTGTAACACGATTACGATTAGAATTAAAA from the Streptococcus constellatus subsp. constellatus genome contains:
- a CDS encoding low temperature requirement protein A, yielding MTTLIKHKRVNFSELFYDLVFVFAISKETALIHHLHNGILTWNSLLDFFMSILVLIDSWMIQTGYTNRYGKNSLFNMVIMFINMGLLLFISNIIGYDWQQYFHYFCWAVGTLILTLFFQYLVEFFRKSTDNVNRESIKGFLWITGLRSLGVYLAALLPIYVGVYIFIASILLTFIMPIILFSKDEHFQVNLPHLIERISLLVIITFGEMIMKLANFFTIENFSIHSVLYFIIMLSLFLLYFGQFDHAIDEESNQKGIFLIYSHYLIFIGLIMMTVSMSFLLNPEANLLFVTSFSYIGIGLFQAAVLANGPYNKHYLRYSKSFYCVQATLYLAALILALIFASNPIIVLSIATILALAIDIHFNYFYITHTKKHSTPDWELF
- the licT gene encoding BglG family transcription antiterminator LicT, coding for MIIKRILNHNAVIAQSKKDIDVLLFGRGIAFGRKIGDKVNPIDIEKSFFLKNRDNMTRFTEMFINVPLELVYITEKIINLGKITLGNNFDEIIYINLTDHISSSIERYKEGVIISNPLRWEISKYYKEEFELGKRALQIIKKELGIELPIDEAAFIALHFVNANLENNFQESYKITEIIMGIEKIIQDFYCTEFNQDSIDYYRFITHIKLFAHRLVENATYCDDDDEDLLELMKNKYPKEYKCGEKVALFIQVEYNYLLSSSELVYLIAHIRRLTKNLD